ATAATTGCTGTGGTGCTTCATTCCCCGGGCACTCTTGGGTATCGTTGGGTTTTTGTGTCACTGTTGTTGAGTTGTCATCACAAGTCAGACCTGATGATTCAGGAAGTAACATTTTTGATGTAGTTTTGAAACACGCTTCTGTTAACCAAAGCATCTTTCTGTTGTGGGATTTCTGGAGACAAACGCCTTTGGGGAATTATTTCCggctgaaaaaaaagaaaacacctcCTAGCCAGGTCACAAGGAGGAAGAATAAACAGCCCTTCTCCAGTGGCACAATCCACAGGGACTGGTATAAATAGAGGACCAGGGGACAGAGGTATCACAGTTGGATCCTGCAGCCACCTGAGCACTTGCCTTGGGCTCTGTTGGCTCCACACCCACACCATGAGCTGCACTGTCAGGCAGGTCGTCACCACCtgcacccagggcaggggcagcacaggcagcaacgcagctggcactgccaggagggtctcctctgcctcctcGGGGAGACATGCTGCCTATGACTTGGGTGCTGTGGTTGGCAGCTTCTCCGGTGGCAGCGTGAGCGAGGGATTGCTCGGGAAGCAGCTGAGCGCCGGCAGCGCGGCTGGTGGGAGCTTCGGAGCCACCCAGAGGGCTTGTTCTGCCCTGGGATTCAGCACAGGAGGCGTCTGCACTCGAGCTGGCTTCCCCAGGGCcggggctggctgtggggatGGGATCCTGTTTGCTAACAACGAGAAGGCGACCATGCAGAACCTCAACGACCGCTTGGCCTCGTACCTGGACAAGGTGCGGCTCCTGGAGGGGGACAATGCCGACCTGGAGTGCAAGATCAGGGAGTGGTACGCCAAGGTGGGGCCCATCTGCGAGCCACGGGACTACAGCTGCTACCACAAGGAGATTGAAGACCTTCAGAACCAGGTAAACCCTTGTTTGTCAAGAAAATCCTGCTATTTCTTCGGGCTTTGCTTTCATGTGTGCACAGAGCCCTGTCAAAGGGCAGAGGCGATGGCTCTGGAGGGGCAGCTGAAGCAATGGTTTATATGAAATGATGGTCTGTGGGAGGGGGATTCTGCATTTACTGAGCACTGATGGTTCAGCAAGTCTGGGTCCACCCAGCTGGCACATGGGTTTCCCTGCTGTGATGCCACATAACTGATTAATAACCCCAATATATGGAATCATTATAAAATACTCCAGGTAGGTGTTTCCTCCAGCATCTTCTGGAGGCAAAGGAAGTTGCAAGCCCACTTATTCCTCTTACGATTTCTTTTCCAGATCCTATGTGCAGCCATGGAAACTAACAAAATCCTTCTGAACATTGATAACAACAGGATGACTGCTGATGACTTCAGAGTGAAGTGAGTATAGTCCCCTGCTGGCCCATGGAAGGGCAGGTGAAAGGTGGTGATGGAGAGATCCCAACCCTCTGCCTGTCACACTGCATAGTAAAACAGACCTCTGATACCACTGGCAATGTTCATAGCACTGCATGTCTGAAGGGAAAGAATTTgatcctaatttttttcccccaacctCGGCTGAAAGCCTTGCCCTGCTTTGCTGCCATGCTGACCTTTGTTTGCTGCCTGTGGTTTAAGGTACGAGACCGAGTGTGGTCTCCGGCAGAACGTGGATGCCGACATTTGCAACCTCCGGCCCGTCCTGGACCAGCTGGCCAGCTGCAAGACTgacctgcagctgcagtgtgaggCTCTGACAGAGGAGATGTGCTGCCTAAAGACCAACCACGAGGAGGTCAGCTCTCTCAGGGAATTGAGAAGAAGGAGAGTCTCCCCAAGGGTGAATGGATATTACTGATACAGCCACGTATTTCCTGCAGGAAATGAGCTGTCTGAGGAAACAGGCAACTGGGGATGTGAGTGTGGAGGTCAatgcctgccctggcccagacCTGAGGAAGATCCTGGAGGATCTGCGGTGCCAGTACGAGACGCTGATGGAGCGCAACCGCAAAGAGACGGAGCAGTGGTACGCCTGCAAGGT
This genomic stretch from Haemorhous mexicanus isolate bHaeMex1 chromosome 28, bHaeMex1.pri, whole genome shotgun sequence harbors:
- the LOC132339277 gene encoding keratin, type I cytoskeletal 19-like; the protein is MSCTVRQVVTTCTQGRGSTGSNAAGTARRVSSASSGRHAAYDLGAVVGSFSGGSVSEGLLGKQLSAGSAAGGSFGATQRACSALGFSTGGVCTRAGFPRAGAGCGDGILFANNEKATMQNLNDRLASYLDKVRLLEGDNADLECKIREWYAKVGPICEPRDYSCYHKEIEDLQNQILCAAMETNKILLNIDNNRMTADDFRVKYETECGLRQNVDADICNLRPVLDQLASCKTDLQLQCEALTEEMCCLKTNHEEEMSCLRKQATGDVSVEVNACPGPDLRKILEDLRCQYETLMERNRKETEQWYACKVEEVNLEVVTSSQEIESSNKQVTELRRQLQALEINVQAQLTMKENLESSLTETECRYNKYLAELQNQISCVEQRLAEIRAEMECQNQEYKTLLDVKCRLEQEIQTYHCLLEGGQHDIIGSAGRGVGATAAGRSTGLKASLCQPCLP